A window of Plasmodium malariae genome assembly, chromosome: 12 genomic DNA:
aaattcaaaaaaaataagcagaGAGCTTAATAAACAAGTTCACTCCTTATTAATGAAAcgttttataaattttaaagatgCTGATccaatgaaaaatatttaataatagaaattGGAGTATTACACAtattaaatggaaaaatattcttctgtaatttatttttatatattttcttttttttttttttttttttaagctaTTTTtcgcaattttttttttttaaataaaatacaaaattacatacttatatgttaataatacTGAGAACTGTTTTGCTTTATTTgacattattttgttttgctatatttttttttttttcgttccTCGTAAATATTCTGTAAAAATGCTTAGATCAGTTTTTGCGTTACATACATATCTTCATTCATTTAaggtattaaaaaatttttaattaaaaaataaaaaaaaattcaaaatagaataaaaaatgctATATGAACGATTGCTTAAAAGCGAAGGtgtaattttgttttgtttcaATTCAATGAAGTTACGAACTGATCCATAATGTTCGtgaatttttctaattattattagcatttttttatattaccaccaatatatttatttatgcatgtGTGTGTGTTTTTCATTGTAGAAAGGGGGAGTACCCAAGAAGAATTTTCTATACTTGAAACAAGTAACTTTcctttctttcatttttgcacacacatatatgtaattatggCTGTAacattatactttttaaaaaaaaaattttttttttttaatgctactttaatatataatggtaTGGCATCTTTTCTCTGTTCGTTTtaccattatttttttttttttcccctttgtTAAATAGTTTAcctgtatatatgtgtttataaATTTCGTAATCAAActgtataaaatattgtgtatctggtattttaaaatattttgtataaaagcTGAGCTCATCTTCTATATCTTTGTtgttgttttctttttttattttttataggaGAAGTTAATATGCAACCAGCAAACTcccttacatatatataatgcaacAAAGTTTTCGAAGAAGTCAATGAATCATAGATTGTTCTATATAAATTGGGTTTTcgtctttttatttctagaCATGTGTAATAGTCATTTagatatatgaatataaaaaaagaaaaagaaaagagacACTGCAATTAAAACTATTATTCTTTCCGTACTTcgaaaatacatatatacttatacatgtataagtAATGTATGGATAATAgatgtacatacatgtacattaCATTTTACATAGGTGTATTACGTTGTTCGTAAGTTATAAAACCACTACtgtaaaaaacaaaaacgtgcatataaacatattgcACTTTGGTTAatttttaaacttttattttattttatatttgttgtgTACTTATGAACAGTTATGAAATTAATAAGacttccaaaaaaaaaaaaaaaaggttaaatataaaaaataaaatataaatcataaaaaatggaatataaaaaatagaatataaaaaatggaatataaaaaatagaatataaaaaatagaatataaaaaatataaaatagtatataatataaaatggtGAAACAAAAATCATAAATTTATCctctacaaaaaaattaaaaatatttaaaagatttaaaaGATAGATAAATTCCACACGCTGTAAGTGCAACTAACAATGCACCTATTAATCCGTCTGATGATATTAAATCAAACAACAAGCTTTTTAAAGCTAAGGCATTACTGTTTCTTGCATCAATTTTTAACAGTGCATTTAAATagttttttgcttttttataatctcttaattttatatgtgcTATAGCTAGCTGGTATAAACAATCAATGCGATTGTAATTTATAAGTAATAATTCGTGCAACAAAGACGaagcatattttatattttttaaatcggacgaacatattaataaacaGGCGTAATCGAATTGTGTCTTCGGCATTACGTGGTCAACCGACAACTCCTGCAAAATAAGCAAAACATACATGGGtttatgtacacatgtgtgtgtgtatgtacgtatgtgtataaatgtatgtgtatgtacgtatgtgtatgtacgtatgtgtataaatgtatgtgtatatgtatatgtatatatatgtatgtgtttatgtatatatatgtatgtgtttatGTGTACATTTCTTCCGTTAATTTAAACCAATACATTTGAAGTTACACTAGCGCATTTATGCACACAGTTGGAGTAAATATAGCATAAGACATATACACACAACTGAGGTACATATAAGCAACAGTTAAACACTCACAGATCTGTATATATAGTGAAAAATAATAGGCATTTTCAGGTgctcaatatatatatatacacaggcatatgttaatatatatatcagtaCGAGAACATATCTTACAGCTATTTTTGCAaactaaatttttcattcctTACAGTTTCGTATTCGTTTTTCAGTCTTTGAAGTTCAATTTTCAGAAACTCTGGTttgtccatttttttttttttttttttttttttctaattatttgataaagatataaatttaaaaagaaaaagaaaagaagataaTGAAATAAGGAAATAACAGAATAATGCAATAACGCAAGAACGAAatgagaaaagaaaaaatgaaaaagataaagcTTCACGAACGTTACTACCTTCAGTATCTTATTAGTTCATAATTAAATCCTTCCCTTCTCAGTATTTGTTAAACCTGTATTTTTCAGATATTTTTGTGATATTATTAACTTTTgaattgtttaaaaaaaaaaaaaaaaaaaaagaatgtaaaTACAATACAGAAGCACACAAAAATGtatcaaagaaaaaaaaaaaaaaaaatatacttggttatttcatttcataTACATTTGATGCACGTACAATATAATTGACTTATTTTGTAGGATGTAGCAAAAA
This region includes:
- the PmUG01_12039000 gene encoding conserved Plasmodium protein, unknown function, producing the protein MLYERLLKSEGKGGVPKKNFLYLKQEKLICNQQTPLHIYNATKFSKKSMNHRLFYINWVFVFLFLDMCNSHLDI
- the PmUG01_12039100 gene encoding mitochondrial fission 1 protein, putative codes for the protein MDKPEFLKIELQRLKNEYETELSVDHVMPKTQFDYACLLICSSDLKNIKYASSLLHELLLINYNRIDCLYQLAIAHIKLRDYKKAKNYLNALLKIDARNSNALALKSLLFDLISSDGLIGALLVALTACGIYLSFKSFKYF